The following coding sequences are from one Methanomicrobiales archaeon HGW-Methanomicrobiales-1 window:
- a CDS encoding acyltransferase → MRERAVKNWHKHCLLPDGTELQEHSLKTDRDIVVGEFCQIDYGLRGADVYVGESSKIREYVWASGDARIGNLCEIGSDVIAKKDAYIGEGVKINGRLVVAGALDIGEKVEIKEGFEATGAIEVRNPMPVFMFIIIYLMTMLKIQNEKELDRILDNLFSDDEEKREIPLMIPARSKLNMKLFSVPSTMKIGKGCRLHGNIRAGSIDVQQNSVIFGSLRARGNISVVDGVTVHGNVESGSTVFVKKGAHILGNVIAKAIVLHEDARIDGTIQAPHGMRIERGP, encoded by the coding sequence ATGAGAGAACGAGCCGTAAAAAACTGGCATAAGCACTGCCTGCTCCCGGATGGCACCGAGCTGCAGGAACACAGCCTGAAAACCGACCGGGATATTGTCGTCGGGGAGTTCTGCCAGATCGATTACGGTCTGCGGGGTGCCGACGTGTACGTGGGCGAATCCTCAAAGATCCGCGAGTACGTCTGGGCAAGCGGCGATGCCCGGATCGGCAATCTCTGCGAGATCGGCAGCGATGTGATCGCAAAGAAAGATGCGTATATTGGCGAAGGCGTGAAGATCAATGGCCGGCTGGTGGTTGCCGGGGCTCTTGACATCGGCGAGAAAGTCGAGATCAAAGAAGGGTTCGAGGCAACCGGTGCCATAGAGGTGCGAAACCCGATGCCGGTCTTCATGTTCATCATCATTTACTTAATGACGATGCTCAAGATCCAGAACGAGAAAGAACTCGACCGGATTCTCGACAACCTCTTTTCAGATGACGAGGAGAAGCGGGAGATCCCGCTCATGATCCCTGCCCGTTCGAAACTCAACATGAAACTTTTTTCTGTTCCCTCGACGATGAAGATCGGTAAGGGCTGCCGGCTCCACGGCAATATCCGGGCAGGCTCGATCGACGTCCAGCAGAACTCTGTGATCTTCGGGAGCCTGCGGGCACGAGGCAATATCAGTGTGGTCGATGGCGTCACCGTCCACGGCAATGTGGAGAGCGGCAGTACGGTCTTTGTGAAAAAGGGCGCCCATATTTTAGGGAACGTGATCGCAAAAGCGATCGTGCTCCATGAGGATGCCAGAATTGATGGCACCATCCAGGCACCGCATGGCATGCGGATCGAGCGTGGACCATGA
- a CDS encoding phosphoglycerate mutase (catalyzes the interconversion of 3-phosphoglycerate and 2-phosphoglycerate; this enzyme does not require the cofactor 2,3-bisphosphoglycerate as a phosphate donor; BPG-independent PGAM; aPGAM) translates to MTASRILFIVLDGVSDRPCPALGGTTPLAAAKTPVLDKLAQEGCCGIMDTIAPGIRPGSDTAHLALLGYDPYKYYTGRGPLECEGSGIHMEPGMIGFRCNYATISKEGLVIDRRAGRIHDTAALSAAIQDGVDLSKFGVEFTFRSGAGHRAALALKGEGIGHCVTSNDPKKEGVKPLTVSAIKKSPAHEKTAAVCNEFVRQSTKILFDHPMNKERLAQNLSPANIVLMRGAGEMGKYEPFTEKYGLTGSVISAASLITGIGRAVGLPHIEVAGATGSQNSNVAGKISAAVNELKTKDFVLLNIKGADESGHDGLAEQKRDFIAKIDPLLEPLLDLKDTIIIICGDHSTPCTIKDHSADPVPVLIRGDGVRMDDVVRYDEYHCAKGGLNRIRGTDLLPIALDLINKSHKFGA, encoded by the coding sequence ATGACCGCGAGCAGGATTCTTTTTATCGTCCTTGATGGAGTCTCCGATCGCCCCTGTCCCGCACTCGGGGGTACAACCCCGCTCGCAGCAGCAAAAACTCCTGTTCTTGACAAACTTGCGCAGGAAGGCTGCTGTGGCATCATGGATACCATCGCGCCGGGCATCCGCCCGGGTTCCGACACCGCACACCTCGCCCTTCTCGGGTATGACCCCTACAAGTACTATACCGGCCGGGGACCGCTCGAATGCGAGGGCTCGGGCATCCACATGGAACCGGGCATGATCGGATTCCGGTGCAATTATGCCACTATCTCAAAAGAAGGGCTTGTCATCGATCGCCGGGCCGGGCGCATCCACGATACTGCCGCCTTAAGTGCCGCAATACAGGACGGCGTTGACCTCTCGAAGTTTGGCGTGGAGTTCACGTTCCGCTCCGGTGCCGGGCACCGGGCTGCCCTCGCCCTCAAAGGAGAGGGAATCGGCCACTGCGTCACTTCCAATGATCCCAAGAAAGAGGGTGTGAAACCGCTCACGGTCAGCGCGATCAAAAAGTCACCGGCCCATGAAAAGACCGCAGCGGTCTGCAACGAGTTTGTCCGGCAGTCCACGAAGATTCTCTTCGATCACCCGATGAACAAAGAGCGGCTGGCACAGAACCTCAGCCCGGCAAACATCGTGCTGATGCGGGGCGCCGGCGAGATGGGGAAGTACGAACCGTTCACGGAAAAATACGGCCTCACGGGATCGGTCATCTCCGCTGCAAGCCTCATCACCGGTATTGGCCGGGCAGTCGGCCTCCCGCATATCGAGGTCGCCGGTGCCACCGGTTCGCAGAACAGCAATGTAGCCGGCAAGATCTCGGCAGCAGTCAACGAGTTAAAGACCAAAGATTTTGTGCTCCTTAATATCAAGGGTGCCGATGAGTCCGGCCATGACGGACTTGCCGAACAGAAGAGGGATTTCATTGCAAAGATCGACCCGCTTCTCGAACCGCTGCTGGACCTTAAGGATACTATCATCATCATCTGCGGGGACCACTCGACACCGTGCACGATTAAGGACCACAGCGCCGACCCGGTGCCGGTCCTGATACGGGGCGACGGCGTCCGGATGGACGACGTGGTCCGCTACGATGAATACCATTGTGCGAAAGGCGGCCTCAACCGGATCCGGGGCACGGACCTGCTGCCGATTGCCCTTGACCTTATCAATAAATCACATAAATTCGGGGCCTGA
- a CDS encoding 30S ribosomal protein S3ae, with protein MARKKQTGRRVEGWKAKSWYKVHTPDNLGKVFIGDTIANDAENVVGRIMTSTLGEITNDYAKQHMKMSFKINSVTGDAAYTEFVGHEVTRDYLRSLVKRRSTRVDCHVPLVTKDGKKVQLTISCYTFARANVSQEHAIRKIITEAVTAQASAWDLTTLVNVIVSGEISRDLFKAVKIIYPTRRVEVVKSKVQPVAARISTA; from the coding sequence ATGGCAAGAAAAAAGCAAACTGGAAGAAGAGTAGAAGGCTGGAAGGCCAAGAGCTGGTACAAGGTGCACACTCCCGACAACCTCGGGAAAGTGTTCATCGGTGATACCATAGCAAACGATGCTGAAAACGTTGTCGGCAGGATCATGACGTCAACGCTTGGCGAGATCACCAACGATTACGCAAAGCAGCACATGAAGATGAGCTTTAAGATCAACTCCGTAACCGGCGACGCGGCATACACCGAGTTCGTTGGCCATGAAGTGACCCGGGACTACCTCCGCTCGCTCGTCAAGCGCCGCAGCACCCGTGTTGACTGTCATGTCCCGCTGGTCACCAAGGATGGCAAGAAAGTCCAGCTGACCATCAGCTGCTACACGTTTGCCCGTGCAAATGTCTCACAGGAGCACGCAATCCGGAAGATCATTACCGAAGCAGTCACTGCACAGGCATCCGCGTGGGATTTAACCACGCTTGTCAACGTGATTGTATCCGGCGAGATCTCACGCGATCTCTTCAAGGCAGTCAAGATCATCTACCCGACCCGCAGGGTCGAAGTCGTCAAGTCCAAAGTTCAGCCCGTGGCTGCACGGATTTCAACGGCATAA